In Podarcis muralis chromosome 7, rPodMur119.hap1.1, whole genome shotgun sequence, the genomic stretch AGGCTCTTCTAATTTTCTTAATTCAAGTTTGGATAACCAAGTGATTGTAAGCATGTGTTAATCAGTCCACAATGATATGAGTTTGGACCATAGACCGTATTGCCTCCCAAACCCCACACCTCCCTTCACCCCTAAGTTACTGCCCCTTTTTTGCCTCGAATCCATGAATCAATCTTGACTCAATATCCTGGATTGATTGCACTGATTTATGAAAGCAGAATCCATTGGGCTTTATTGATCACAAATGACTTAATGTAAAATGTTGACCCTGTTGAACTTGGGGGAAAGCTGGTATTGGGTTGATCTACAGATGACCTCCTAATTAGCACAGTGATTAAATTATGGGCATGGCTTCCAGTGACTGGGGGATGGGTGCGTGGATGGAACAAAGCCACATTCTTCCCTTGGCCTCTGTGTGGGTTATTAGTCTGTCGAGAAAGTGTTTTGTGACACTTTTAATTAAAACTGAAGAATGCAGAAGGGTTTGCTCCTTTCTGTCTCATCCTTGTCCAGTGCAGTGTTGCTCTTTTCACTGAATTAGGGATGATGACCCACTAACAATGGCCTACTTTGCCTGCTCCAGAACACGATTATTCTCTCCCAGAAGGAAGTGCCATGGTCTCTTTCAACAAGCCAGACACATATTCAAAGGAGTGGGATCTCCTGTGCCCAGACCCGAGTACAGACTGTAGGACCAAccagctgtccaaggtcctgaaatCCAGTGTAGGACCAGGTTTCTTGTCCTACTCTGTGACCTATGCACATTATGAACTCTTAGTCTGTTGTCCCTATAATTCTAAAGGACAGGAAAGAAGAAAGGACCTCACAGtgcagtgacagagcacatgctttccatGCCGTGTAGTGCAGTATAGCAGTTGAATTCTAAACATTATACAGCGTTAGACAAGCACCATGGAGACCCTGTTTCAACTCTCCCTTAAACTCACTGGTTGAGTTTGGGCAAGTcactctctcagcctgacctggtTCACaaggttgttgagaggataacaTGCAGATGGAAGAAGTATATATGCAGAGGATGGGagaaaaatgtaacaaaataaacaaatctccAGCAACTACAATCATTTCCATTGTCAATAATGGGGGAGACCAAAGTTGGCATTACCAGATCAGATGGACAGTCACTCTTTTCGCTACAtgagttgaatcctgacaagatggaggAACTGTTGGCGGGAGGTTCTAATGTCTGGGAATTTAATAATTGGCCTGTTCTATATGGGGTCACACTCAAATGGTTTCAGTGGCTAGGattgccttttaccagctttggtTGGTTTGTCAGCTATAGCCACTTCCATATATATAGTCTAGCTACAGTTCTacatgctctggtaaccttgTGTCTGGGTTACTGTAACGCACTGTATGTGGGGTTACCCTTtgagacagtttggaaacttcagcttctGCAAACTGTAGATAGTAGGGTGCTATCCTACAGTATCTGTGCAGGATCATGTCACACCTATTTTATGTGGTCTGCGTTAGCCCCCAAGTTTGTTAGTGAAGAGAAACATTACTGGGCAAAAACTAAGGTATTCATGTTGACAAACAAAACCCTTAACATCCTGGGACTGCATCAGCTGTTGGGTCCCTTATACCAGGTAACCAGGGCCTTGAGGTTCTTACAATCATACCACTTTCCCCCCTAGGAGCTCAAGGAGTATATGGtgccccctctcccccttttatcctcacaacaatccagcccaagactggcccaaggtcccccagtgagcttcatgactgaattAGGATTTcaacccttgtctcccagctcTTATTCCAACAGTCTATTTGACACACAACAGTGGCTCTTGTCCCATGGGCAGGGATTGTTTGCTGTATGGCAACATGAAACAGAGCCTTTTCTAGTGGCAGCCAGGCCACAGAATTGCCcactctgcaaccccagagttgtctgcaactgaacttaactgtcaggggtcccctttacctttacctagaggtgAACTTAGCTATTGCATCAGTGGGCTTCTGGTGCCAAGTAAGAGCACACTTCTTCGTCCAGGCTTTTGGTGTTGCTGATTagactctccaagatttcagaaatTGGGGTGTATTATGCAGGCTGTTATATTTCTACCCTGTTTTCAATTGctgatacattattattattatcatcattatcatcactgGTTTATCAACCATTTTCTAAACCTCTGCCTCAAAGTGATTTGCATACAAAAGtggttaaaaacacaaaaacaaccaatacatttaaaacaagaccaAAACCCTAACAGGTGAACCCTTGTGGTAAACACCAATTTATCCATCTGGGAAAGCCTGTGGatacaaaaatgtcttcaattgtttctagAAAGTTCAAATAGTGGATACCTATtgtatctcaacaggaatgctcttccacagaacaggggcagccacactaaaaacTGCAATCTGAGTTCCTCCAGAGCAGGTTTCTGAGGCCTTTGGAACTTGCAAGAGAAGCTCTCCCACAAACTTTTATACATCTATTGCATGTATTAAAGATGTATAAAAGATAAGGCAGTCTCTCAAGTAACAAGCTCCTGAGCTATATAGGGATTTTTATGTTAGTACCAACACCAGCAGCAGATTGTCAACTGGTACAAATCTTGCTAGTTGGCTGCTTTATTCTGGTGGTAGTTTGCTGCTGCAAACaacctagctgccacattctgcaccagaaTTGATAGTTTATATTTTTATCTGCATTTTATTGATCTGTTTGCAAATTGCCCTGGGGCttatttggatgaagggcggttgagaagtgcaataaataaatagatgagaaATAAAGAAAGTGCATGACAGCTTGGTattgctctctctcacacacgcacacacacggcTTTTTCAAggtcacacttctgttttgacaaCATtcatttgtttggtttttaattagagactttaaaaaatactttcccGTGATATCTTTGTACAAGGACAGAAAATAACAGACTTGCATTTTGCACTACCAAAGAATCCCCTTCAGAGTACCAGACAACATGGCTGACAAATACctcttatttgaaaaataaaaaagacaaaggGGCTTTAAAAAGtgtcatttttgtttgtttttgaaaggaTGGAGGAAGAAAGAAGAACCCCCATATCCCACATAGATTTTTGAGGAACAAAGGAAGATTGAGCGATCTCTCAGTAACCATGTTGACAGCTTGCCTCTCACAGAAGACAATGTAGGTCTATTACAGAAGCCAAAGCCTCCCCCAAAATCAGGATGCattttttgaaactttttttgaaaCTTACTAGACATTACTAGTCCAATTATATATCTGGTGGCAAAATTCCGTGTGTGGGATGTGTTCATATAATGTAGCACAGACAAGACCCTACAGCTGCTTTCCTGGTTGGACTTCCTCTGGTGTCCCTTGAAAGTTGTGCATATATAATATCATCTCTTCTCTTCCATTACCATGAGAAGCTGTAGCTGCAGTTCATGCTTTGGAGGgtgtggagagaaagagagagagagagaggagaaacacacatacatacacacacagagagagaaagggaatttGCATTGGGAATGACGGGTGTTCCTTCTGAAAGCCTGCAAGTTCCAATTCTTCTTGAGATGTTTCACCAGCATGCTGGATTTCATGAGcctgagaaagagaaaggagatcAGCACATCACTGGGCATTGAGTGAAAAATATTCTTCATATTACTGTAATTAGATTTCTGAACtacccagggcaggttacaccaacataaaagtacaaaattaGAATCAGATAATAGAGTTTTCTATCCAAGGAATaggtggatagatagatgatagatagatagatagatagatagatagatagatagatagatagatgatagatagatagatagatagatgatagatagatgatagatagatgatagatagatgatagatagatagatagatagatagatagatagatagatagatagaagatagatagatagatgatagatagatagatagatagatagatagatagatagatagatagatagatagatatagatgatagatagatagatagatagatagatagatagatagatgatatagatagatgatagatagatagatgatagatagatagatagatgatagatagatagatagatagatagatagatagatagatagatagatatagatagatagatgacagaaaaatagatgatagatagatgatatagagatagatgatagatgatgatagatgatagatagatagatagatagatagatagatagatgatagatagatagatagatagatagatagatagatagatagatagatgatagatagatagatgatagatagatagatagatagatagatagatagatatagagatagatagatgatagatagatgatagatagatagatagatagatgatagatagatagatagatagatagatagatagatagatagatagatgatagatagatagattagatagatagattagatagatagatagatagatagatagatagatagatagatagatagatagatagatgatagatagatgatagatgatatgaATTACAGATAAGGTACCTTTGGGGAAGGTGGAAATCCTAAACTGAGGCATTTCTCAGCAATCACAGCTTACAGTATAAACTCTTCCGGCACTCACCTTTCTCACCTCTTCAGCACTGGCCTGAAAGCTGTTCTCAGTTTGTCTTTATGCTGACCGAGACAGACTTCGCTTAGGTCTAGGGAACCTTGAGTGCCTCTCGTGTTTCTCCCAAACCctgttttaacaaaagaaaatgtttgtttggggtgttgttgttttaaaaaccccCACCATATTTGATCAGAGTCAGTGGACAACTTTCCCCACTCTCTCCAATATTCCCAGATTTTGACTGCAAATGACTCCATAATCAATATGCTGGATCCAAATAGACTAGTGGAGGCATTACTTCAAAAAACAGGAGCCTGgaatttttggacttccatcatctCTCACCATTTGCCACGCTGGCTGAGGcaaatgggagtttgagtccaacaatatttggagggcaatTGGTACTCCATCCCTGTGCTAACGGGCCACATGCTGCTCCAGTtggttctcccaaccctccagagcaattATATTCTTGGTGGGCATGGGGAACTGCAGTGAAGCTGGTGAAAACTGCCACCTCTGCCCCACCATCACCTTTCTTAAGCAGGTGTCAGAACTCCAGCATTGAGATATTTGAATGCAACttatccatttccccccttgtcAGACCTTTGTTTCAGAACCTGTGgcattccaaatgttttgggactccaaccCACATCAGCCCAAGCCACATGAAGGGTTAtaatccagcaacatatggaggaccacaagctccccatccctCCCTTATTTCTTTATATCCCCCAAATTAAACTCTGGTTCCATGAGAAAACTGAAAGATTCCTGTGAGCCCATTCACAGAGGTTGCCCGCTGTGCCTCTGAATGACTTCCTGTTCTGGTCTGGTTTTCTTCTCATTGGCCTCCATGTCAGGTGTGTGTGGCAGATTTTGCTGCATCTCTACACTGTATGAGATTGGATCATCCCAGCTCTGTCAACTCAGAGCTGCAGCCATCAGAGTTAATCAGATGATATTATCAGAGCTGCAGTGGCAGAAGGAATGGTAAACTCACTTGCACgtggaagatagagcaagcttgtcttctggtgctccagagggtaggacccaaaccaatggatttgaattacaagaaaggaaattctaccTAAAccgtaggaagaactttctaatggtaagagctgttctacaGTGGAACGGATTACCACAGATGGCAGTGGACTCTCCATAAAGAGGTTTCAAAATAGAGGGtgggtggccatctctcagggattctttagctgtgattcctgcattgcacagggtttgGCTATATGGCCCTTGTAGGTCCCTTCCAATACTGCAATTCTCTAATTTGATATAACAATGACATGTCTCTCCAATATTTGCCAAGCACCTCATTCTGTTTCCAGCCATAACTTGATCCATCATCTAATACCGTAAAATGTCTCTGTAACAATTCAGGGCAcactgcaaagaaaaagaaaaaccattccTTGTTTGTCATTTCCATATGTGCAGTTCAAGATCTAAGGAAACTTTCTAAGCTTCAGCATAACACTGTCCTTATAGGAATGTCCATGCTACAAATTTCAGAAGGGGAAAGGGATAAATCACTACACTAATGAACAAGTGCTAAGTGCCAACTGAAATAATGCAAAAGTGAGGCAGGAGTGTCTGTGATCACCTATTTGGGGAAACCTGAAGGttttcaaaaatacaaaaaaaaaaaacattttaaaaagttttttttaaaaaaaaaatggacaaaAGCTCCATAATATAGCCTTACAAAGACTGAACATGCTTAGTACCTACAGAATGTAGAGCATcagttggaaaagaaaacaaattgcaGAAGAAAAGGTTCTTGCTTCAGCCCCTTTACAACTTATGGTATCTAGAGGAAGGGATGGCTGGCAGGAAACCTGAACAGAAGCTCTCCTGGTAAGAGCTCAGGATGCACTGCAAGATTTTATTGTAGGTTCTGTTTGCTTATTTATAAGTGTGTTCCTGaagcttgctttgctttgctaACACCTCTTATTTGTCTGTCAGAAGTATCCATTTGCACAGAgtgaaggctgtagctcagtggtagagcaaccagaaggtcccaggttcaatccttgacatttccaagcagggctgggagagaccctggtctgaaaccctggaaaactacatctagtcagtgtagacaatagtgagctagatggaccaatggtctgactcagtacaaggtcACTCTCAATATATATTTCTACTATTTTGCATCCTAGCATTTCACCCTTCACCCATTTGTGAGTGTGCTTGCTCCTACATATACATGAACACAAgaagatgccttataccaagatataaaggatcttcactggctccaagtacatttccaagtacaattcaaagtgttggtgctaaccctcaaagccctaaatggccttggcccaggatacctgaagcaGCGACTCCACCTCTATCATTCTGccccgacactgaggtcctcctctgagggtcttctggtggttccctcactatgagaagcaaagttacagggaaccagaaggCCCTGCTTGTCAGTGGCACCcttcctgtggaatgctctcccttcagatgtcaaggagataaagaaggaCACaatttttagaaaacatctgaaggcagccctgtattgggaggattttaatgtttgatgttttattatgtttttatatatgctgtaagccgctcagagtggctggggaaacccagccagatgggtggagtattattattattattactattattattattatgctgcattCCTGTATGCACTTATGATGGCGAAGGTCTCCATGAAGTCAAATGGTGCACTTCAGCAACACCACAGCAATATATAGCACAGAAGAAACACACAACAACctctaaaaaaatattaaaaggagGGACAGTTTTCTGACAGCTTATTTTGACCCTAGGTGGCGCTTAATTCAACCTGAGATCCTCACTTGTTCTAGCTTCAGAAGttgactcagaaataagttccagtGTGTTCAGTAAGCTATACTCCCAGGGAAGCAAACATAGGGTGGGAGTGAGGGGTGGGGAGTAACATTCAAAATATGGTTGCATTAATGTATCTTTAGTCTTTAGGGCACAAGCAGCCAATGttttgccctccatatgttgttggactacagctcccatcttcaaGGACCACTGGacacattggctggggctgatagaaatTGGAATTCATCTGAAGGGTTGAGCCTTGGTTACTACACAACAGTGGGTGGCACAATGGGTCCAGCTATTAACCAGAAAGTTAGTGGTTCAaggccacccagggacagctgtgcgcagagggttggattagatgaccctcagggttccttccaactctacaattctattatgatTTATTGAATGCACTAATCAAATGCTGAACCTTGCTGTGCTAATTTTAATCAGCAAGACATACAAATAATCCTTAAGGTTTTAAGGCTTGTGTTGAACATTCCAGATTGAAATTTCTacctcctcccccacccacaaGAAAATCATTTCAGATCAAATCTGAATCTTTTCAAGGAAATGGACTATTCTCCCCTGTGCCTGTAGGTTGGATCAGCAGTGAGGACATggctctgagcatgtacagaggtcCATTTTCACCATTCAGTCAAAACCTAACTATATGATACTTAGCAGCTTCACCATGTTGTTCTCTTGCTGGACTTACATTTGATTTTTGCCACTAACGTATTTTAAAATAAGTGGTGAACTTATTGCACATTGACTTTTCCTTGTCATGTTGTGTGTGACACTCTACCACACTCTACTACATGGCAAGATAATTACTTCCCAGAAGTTCTTTGAGAAACAGATGGATTCACAAGACCATTTTGAACTGGCCAAGGCTCCTGAATTTAATTCTGAATTTCTCTTTCTACTTTTATCACATTGACTTAGCTGCCTGAACATCCAGACATTGACACATCCAGACACATTTTGATGATATCCTGGTTTCCACCACCACATGGATCAACCCACACCTCAATCATTTTCAGAAGGATAACTAGTCACTGTTTCACCACAAAGACAAGGAAGGTCCTGAATAACTTTGCCAACTTAAAATGGTTGTGTGAATCCACCGACTTGTCAAAGATTTCTCAGAATCTGAGTTAAGCTCACTCATCTTTTGGATAATGCTGAAGAGGACATTGATGctccttccccaaaatgatgggagaaaTTTAGCATCCAGTAACTACATGAAAAACGGCTGTGAATTATGTGGTCCTGGACCTAGAAAACCATGGCAGAGCTTTTGACACGACATAAACTTCCATTCGCTAAAATCAAGCAGTACTTCTGGATATGGAAATAAAAGGAGGAATCTCAAGAAGCTGGCTACCTTCAGTTCCTGCTGAATACTGACAGGTCTCGCCCAGCATGGGATAGGAAGCATAGTTTAAAGAGATGGACTGCAGGTTGAAGGTCGAATTCTTAAAGATCTTGGTGGGTTGAGCCAGCTCCTCCAAGGCCTTGTCATGAATAGACTGTGTTCTCACAAGGCTGCCCAGGGGCCTCTCCTCATCGCATTGTCCCACAGCCCCAGGGGGCCTTCCCCTGAGCACCAAACAGTCAGGGCTCTCTGTCCTTTGAGCAGGATGGCTCATGGGTCCCACAATCACATTGGCCCCCGCTGTGTGAGCTAAAGACCAGATCCTGGGCTTCTCAGGGGCTTCGTAGGGTTGGCCATGATTTCCAAGGCCACCCACCAAGGTGGCTCCTCCCTTGTGGCCAAGGAAGTCCCCCGTAAGTGCCGAGTCAGCTTTGGCACAGGGGAAGGCCTGAAAGTGGCTGGGCAGGCTAAGGTTGcagttgtttttttctgcctCAGCCAAGGCGCTGCCCACACCAGGACCTTCTTGGTGTAGATGCTTCGGCTCAGCCTCCAGCTTGATTTCAGCCTCCTCCTCGTCCAAGTCTTCCAGATCGCTCAGCTGcaattccttttcttctttgcaTCTTTTGGGATCTGTATTTTGGAATGAAAAGCAGGGGCAGAAAGGATATGTgtaaacaacaacccacaagaaGGTTGAGTAACTGCAAGGCCAGGCCACACACTAGCCTCAATGAGGTAGTCACCTCAGGTGGCCAGCTGGGGACAACTGGTAGGGGTGGTGGATCTGGGACCCCAAGAAGAAGACCACTCACTGCCTCTTGAGTTTTTCACCCATGGCTGCCACTTGAGAAGAATGGggccaccactagcactgccttCTCCTCTCTGGCCTTTTTTCTCCACCACCAGCTTCAGTATGCCAGGGCTTTTCTATGCCACCTCCAGTCACCTCAggtggaaaaggaggaggaggtggtagcagtgggggaagggaagggaagaggaggagaagtggAAGGGGCACAACTGATtggttttgcctcaagcagcaaaatgtattgggccagccagCCCTGAACTACTGTGCCAAAATGCAAGGAGATCAGAACTTTGCACTTCTCATTTACAGACAGTGATAGTTTAGTACTTTCACATTCAGACAACCTCTAGCTAAATACCAAGGATAAGAAACAAATAAAGCATACCTTTCATATCCGATATTGAGTTAGACATTAGAATTATggacaaaattgtgtgtgtgtgtgtgtgtgtgtgtgtgtgtttagtcacACTACATAATCAAATTTATGGCACTCCCTGCTACAGAGATGTGGTGTTGGCCATtaacttagatggcttttaaGATGgtttatgaaaaataataatacagtactaCCAACGGCCATTCACTGTGATGGCTGGATTCTGTATTCAAAGCAGAGACAGTATACCACTGAGCACAGGTGGGGTGCTGTGGACTTACGGGAGGCATCTGGTAGACCACTTGATAGAcatttggtgtgatccagcagggcatcAAAAactgaacataagaggagccttgaGAGATCAGATCAAAGATCTACAGTATCTCAGAGTTGGAGAATATCTGTgtccctcaagatgttgctggactacaactcccatcagtcttgaTCCTGCCATCTGGGGTTGATGGAttctgcagtccagcaacatctggaggccccaaAGTTCTCCACCTTGGTCTATCAAGACCAGCACCCTGCacttcacagtggtcaaccagatggctCCAGGAAATACAATATAATAATTACtttattttatgttttcttcCAAAGAACCCATTATATCTTCACAACCACTCTGTAAAGTAGATTAGATCAAGAGGCATCCAGCAAGTCCATTTCCAAGCCTACCTTTGCTTTCATTTTCACTGCCACAGTCTTCACCATTCCTTCTCCCATCCTCTCGCCTCTCTTCTCCTGCTTTGTTTTTTGGAGACCAGGTCATCTTATTCTCTTTCTTGAGCCTTCTCCGAGCATTGGCGAACCAGGTAGAGACCTGAGTGAGGGTCATCTTGGTGATGATGGCCAGCATGATTTTCTCTCCTTTGGTAGGGTAGGGGTTTTTCCGGTGCTCATACAGCCATGTCTTCAAAGTGCTAGTGGTCTCTCGGGTGGCATTCTTGCGTCTGGCTGAG encodes the following:
- the IRX6 gene encoding iroquois-class homeodomain protein IRX-6, translating into MSFSQLGYPYNTSSQFFVSATSSTTCCDSGTRSVSDVSSGSSSQTATLCCPSYENRLLAGSRTDLNAALGMYGSPYAAAAGQSYANYLPYGADPSTLYTTLNSQYDIKDGSSALHTGIAQPTAAAYYTYEHSFGQYQYDRYGTVDFSSSARRKNATRETTSTLKTWLYEHRKNPYPTKGEKIMLAIITKMTLTQVSTWFANARRRLKKENKMTWSPKNKAGEERREDGRRNGEDCGSENESKDPKRCKEEKELQLSDLEDLDEEEAEIKLEAEPKHLHQEGPGVGSALAEAEKNNCNLSLPSHFQAFPCAKADSALTGDFLGHKGGATLVGGLGNHGQPYEAPEKPRIWSLAHTAGANVIVGPMSHPAQRTESPDCLVLRGRPPGAVGQCDEERPLGSLVRTQSIHDKALEELAQPTKIFKNSTFNLQSISLNYASYPMLGETCQYSAGTEGFGRNTRGTQGSLDLSEVCLGQHKDKLRTAFRPVLKR